A region from the Ptychodera flava strain L36383 chromosome 12, AS_Pfla_20210202, whole genome shotgun sequence genome encodes:
- the LOC139145318 gene encoding dynein regulatory complex subunit 2-like, with product MAPKKKKAAKKSGKKGKLAKMTEEERILYLEQKQLAEEEMKKKKEDMLTQFLKDKLAKEEKNSRFNLNKLNNQWRTIMRTAKSKELKKDIEVLSQTFERVVDRKDSVIKSLAKDLAEAEEQYSMALRSHLQNVDSLIDLQKQRLDILQTEYDEELEILRHEFDSERTLIIDQFKREMNDLQDIMFAMDQNFTERENEARQEFQSLRDEIKNKNLEEKHALRIQLETQVEDLWKQFQQALKNYNETTEERKQAFESLKAKDEKSAKEIETQMRKLQRISDTMAQLKAKMAQNTRESEERNRELREEKEYISVHFQELKRQMNEFRSNERSRLTKLTLQSNSAIKELQKKKEKGERILKLAEQCRKLETEEEKVLPFYASSLTQEEAEDVAAAVQEPPAEPLAEVMHDYTALENFWKRYNKVLLDRVALDKEKSMLLQENQQLRTVLKQYLDGISVNDEILSQNNPLFVVNEKTNVQLSVPVVDPRVRRPTQTIVEAAHVVKHILQ from the exons ATGGCTCCAAAAAAGAAAAAGGCAGCAAAGAAGTCTGGCAAGAAGGGCAAACTGGCCAAAATGACTGAGGAGGAGAGGATCTTGTACTTGGAGCAGAAACAACTCGCTGAAGAGGagatgaagaagaagaaagaggacatgttgacacagtttttaaag GACAAACTAGCCAAGGAAGAGAAGAACTCCAGATTcaacttgaacaaactgaacaaCCAATGGCGTACCATAATGAGGACAGCCAAGTCCAAAGAACTGAAGAAGGATATTGAAGTTCTCAGTCAGACATTTGAAAGAGTTGTAGACAGAAAAGACAGTGTAATCAAGTCATTGGCAAAAGACTTGGCAGAAGCTGAAGAACAGTATTCGATGGCATTGAGAAGCCACTTACAAAATGTTGACAGTCTAATAG ATTTACAGAAACAGAGACTTGACATCTTGCAGACAGAATATGATGAGGAGCTTGAAATACTGAGACATGAATTTGACTCAGAGAGGACCCTTATCATTGACCAGTTCAAGAGAGAAATGAATGACCTCCAAGATATCATGTTTGCCATGGATCAAAACTTCACTGAGAGGGAGAATGAAGCCAGGCAGGAATTCCAGAGTCTCAGagatgaaattaaaaataag AATTTAGAAGAAAAACATGCACTGAGAATCCAACTTGAAACACAAGTAGAGGATCTATGGAAGCAATTCCAGCAGGCATTGAAGAATTACAATGAAACAACAGAGGAGAGAAAACAGGCATTTGAGAGTCTCAAAGCCAAGGATGAAAAGAGCGCAAAGGAAATAGAAACACAGATGAGAAAATTACAGAGGATATCA GACACCATGGCCCAGCTGAAGGCTAAGATGGCACAGAACACCAGGGAAAGTGAGGAAAGAAACAGAGAGCTTAGAGAAGAAAAGGAGTATATCTCAGTGCACTTCCAGGAACTGAAAAGACAAATGAATGAGTTCAGGTCAAATGAGAGGTCGAGACTCACCAAGCTCACATTGCAGAGTAATTCTGCCAtcaaagaattacagaaaaagaaagaaaag GGTGAGAGGATCTTGAAATTGGCTGAGCAGTGCCGTAAACTGGagacagaagaagaaaaagtgTTGCCTTTCTATGCTTCGTCTCTGACCCAAGAAGAAGCTGAAGATGTTGCAGCTGCTGTACAGGAGCCACCAGCTGAACCTCTGGCAGAA GTCATGCATGACTACACTGCATTGGAGAATTTCTGGAAGAGGTACAACAAGGTGCTGCTGGACAGAGTGGCCTTGGATAAGGAGAAGAGCATGTTGCTGCAGGAGAACCAGCAGTTGAGGACTGTGCTGAAGCAGTACTTGGATGGTATTTCAGTCAATGATGAGATCCTCAGCCAGAATAATCCATTGTTTGTGGTCAATGAAAAGACAAATGTACA
- the LOC139145321 gene encoding aspartate dehydrogenase domain-containing protein-like, with protein MGTRNRRRIGIVGYGKLGQYLVKEVQERDDLEIAFVWNRSASALKEKVPDKDILEDLAKFPERNADLIVEVAHPSISAQYGEAFLQYADYMVGSPTALANQDVEDKLRAAAKNHGMYIPIGAFWGGEDIQKMANRGTLQGLKVTMKKHPDSFKLNGVLKEKNDAITGNSAVVLYDGPVRDLCPLAPNNVNTMAAASIAAHNLGFDKVQGSIVSDPSLTDWHIVEIDVTGPGDASKGQAFTVTTVRKNPAKVGEVTGSATFASFLSSLLRAKDMGAGVHLC; from the exons ATGGGTACCAGAAATCGGCGAAGAATTGGTATCGTTGGATATGGAAAGTTAG GTCAGTACCTTGTCAAGGAAGTACAGGAAAGAGATGACTTGGAAATAGCATTTGTATGGAACAGGAGTGCATCAGCACTGAAGGAAAAAGTACCAGACAAAGATATTTTAGAGGATCTGGCAAAATTTCCAGAGAG AAATGCCGACTTGATTGTTGAAGTTGCACATCCTAGCATTTCTGCTCAGTATGGTGAGGCATTCCTACAGTATGCTGACTATATG GTTGGGTCACCAACAGCTCTAGCCAATCAGGATGTAGAAGACAAGCTCAGGGCAGCTGCAAAGAACCATGGCATGTATATCCCCATCGGGGCATTCTGGGGAGGAGAAGATATCCAGAAAATGGCCAACAGGGGAACACTACAG GGTTTGAAAGTGACAATGAAGAAACATCCAGATTCCTTCAAACTGAATGGTGTGTTGAAAGAGAAGAATGATGCCATCACAGGGAACTCTGCAGTGGTTCTTTATGATG gtCCAGTGAGAGATCTGTGCCCTCTTGCACCAAACAATGTCAACACCATGGCTGCAGCTTCTATAGCAGCTCATAATCTTGGATTTGACAAAGTTCAAGGATCAATTGTATCCGATCCAAG TTTAACTGATTGGCACATTGTAGAGATTGATGTCACTGGGCCTGGCGATGCTAGCAAAGGCCAAGCATTCACGGTGACCACAGTGCGCAAGAATCCAGCCAAAGTTGGAGAAGTTACCGGCTCTGCAACTTTTGCATCCTTCCTGAGCAGCTTGCTCC GTGCCAAGGACATGGGTGCTGGTGTTCATCTCTGCTAG